A window of Verrucomicrobiota bacterium JB022 contains these coding sequences:
- a CDS encoding L-rhamnose mutarotase has product MFRSLLPLLVSLFLFTQGWAFSPYENYLATGRDTQVGLLAQIEEGQGDALAKAVASLEEGKPARQLKKAGISGLATFSRNIEGKDYAVIRFVYAGGKDYLGAAKAFEEATAQVEWRKIVAPHPRAVTYGRTWLQMEWINYIRGYDVDREPSNSLMIGCRVRPEMEMQYRTLHQTVWPGVVDQAVRGKIRDLCVFLVELDDDLVEFLYLDYMGDDQAADDAANAADPINQRWWKLTDACQMPFSDVEEGIWTLMNPVPAQ; this is encoded by the coding sequence ATGTTCAGATCCCTTCTCCCCCTTCTGGTTAGCTTATTCCTGTTCACGCAGGGCTGGGCCTTTTCGCCTTACGAAAACTATCTTGCCACCGGCCGCGACACCCAAGTCGGCCTGCTGGCGCAGATCGAGGAAGGGCAGGGGGATGCGCTGGCGAAGGCCGTCGCCTCACTCGAAGAGGGCAAGCCCGCCCGCCAGTTGAAGAAGGCCGGCATCTCAGGGCTCGCGACCTTTTCGCGGAACATCGAGGGCAAAGACTACGCGGTCATCCGCTTCGTCTACGCGGGCGGTAAAGACTACCTGGGCGCGGCGAAGGCATTTGAGGAAGCGACTGCGCAGGTTGAGTGGCGCAAGATCGTCGCGCCGCACCCCCGTGCGGTCACCTATGGCCGCACCTGGCTGCAAATGGAGTGGATCAACTATATCCGCGGCTACGACGTCGACCGAGAGCCGAGCAACAGCCTGATGATTGGCTGCCGCGTGCGCCCGGAGATGGAGATGCAATACCGCACGCTCCACCAGACGGTCTGGCCCGGGGTGGTCGACCAAGCGGTGCGCGGCAAGATCCGCGACCTTTGCGTCTTCCTTGTGGAGCTGGATGACGACCTCGTCGAGTTTCTCTACCTTGATTACATGGGCGACGATCAGGCGGCGGACGACGCTGCCAACGCGGCCGACCCCATCAACCAGCGTTGGTGGAAGCTGACCGATGCCTGCCAAATGCCGTTTTCCGATGTCGAAGAAGGCATCTGGACGCTGATGAACCCCGTGCCCGCCCAGTAA